In Xiphias gladius isolate SHS-SW01 ecotype Sanya breed wild chromosome 16, ASM1685928v1, whole genome shotgun sequence, a genomic segment contains:
- the arhgef7a gene encoding rho guanine nucleotide exchange factor 7a isoform X2 produces MNSAEQTVTWLITLGVLESPKKTISDPEAFLQTSLKDGVVLCRLLERLSPGSTEKIYQEPKNDGECLSNIKEFLKGCTSFRVEPFEASDLLLGLNFSKVLSSLVALNKVTADIGVGSDSVCARHSSAHRIKSFESLSSQASLGRSSKLLQNQFRSLDMSENSGQQLLVKARFNFQQTNEDELTFAKGDIISVTRQEEGGWWEGMLNSKTGWFPSNYVREVKGSDKQVSPKSGTLKSPPKGFDTSAISKTYYNLVLQNILETETEYSKDLQSLLTNYLRPLQSIDKLSSSDVALILGNLEEISTFQQMLVQSLEECTKLPESQQRVGGFFLNLMPQMKALYVGYCSNHPCAVNVLTQYSEVLGEFMEGRGAVSPGILTLTTGLSKPFMRIDKYPTLLKELERHMEESYPDRPDIQKCMASFKNLSAQCQEVRKRKELELQILTESIRLWEGDDIKTLGSVLYMSQVLVQSPGSEEKSERYLMLFPHVLLMLSASPRMSGFIFQGKLPLASMTVTKLEDCEAHKNALELSGTMFDRLHVVCTNHQDLQDWVEHLTRQIKHTTATAPSHKPLTVPCHTLPSHPLTPSRHAEGRAMTVAPTYHTLPHPSSHGTSHSTMMWGPLEPPNTPKPWSLSCLRPAPPLRPSAALCYKEDLSKSPKSVKKLLPKRKPERKQSEEEFALRKSTAALEEDAQILKVIEAYCTSAKTRQTLNSTWQGTDLMHNHVLADMDRSCVDSPGRRSSVSRPELTSDLSEDSDYDSIWTTHSYRMGSVPRPRRETGLHVIIPGEEKVLVEDPSRNGQSTVEEKSLVDVVYALRDEVQELKQDNKKMKRSLEEEQRARKDLEKVVRRILKSMNDPTWDETNL; encoded by the exons CCGTTCGAAGCCAGTGACCTGCTGCTGGGACTTAACTTCTCAAAGGTGCTGAGCAGTCTGGTGGCTCTGAATAAAGTGACTGCAG ATATTGGCGTGGGTAGTGATTCAGTGTGTGCCCGACACTCTTCAGCCCACCGCATCAAGTCGTTTGAGTCACTGTCCTCTCAGGCTTCGCTGGGCCGATCCTCCAAGCTGCTGCAGAACCAGTTTCGCAGTCTG GACATGTCAGAAAACAGCGGACAGCAGTTGCTGGTAAAGGCACGTTTCAACTTCCAGCAAACCAACGAGGATGAGCTCACCTTTGCTAAGGGTGACATCATCAGTGTGACTCGTCAGGAGGAGGGCGGCTGGTGGGAGGGGATGCTCAATAGCAAGACTGGGTGGTTTCCTAGCAACTATGTGCGCGAAGTCAAAGGCTCTG ACAAACAAGTGTCCCCCAAGTCTGGCACCCTTAAGAGCCCACCTAAAGGCTTTGACACTTCTGCAATCAGCAAGACGTACTATAACTTG GTGttgcaaaacattttagaaacagagacagaatatTCCAAGGACCTTCAGAGCCTGCTGACGAACTATCTGCGACCTCTTCAGAGCATTGACAA ACTGAGCAGCTCGGACGTGGCTCTGATTCTGGGAAACCTCGAGGAGATCAGCACCTTCCAGCAGATGCTCGTCCAATCACTGGAGGAGTGCACCAA GCTTCCAGAAAGCCAGCAAAGGGTGGGGGGCTTCTTCCTCAACCTCATGCCACAGATGAAAGCTCTTTATGTCGGTTACTGCTCCAACCACCCCTGTGCAGTTAATGTGCTCACCCAGTACAG TGAAGTATTGGGGGAGTTTATGGAGGGAAGGGGTGCAGTCAGCCCTGGGATCCTCACCCTGACCACAGGCCTCAGTAAACCCTTTATGAGAATTGACAAATACCCCACCTTACTCAAAGAGCTGGAGAGGCACATGGAG gagAGTTATCCTGACAGGCCAGACATTCAGAAGTGTATGGCGTCTTTCAAAAATCTCTCT GCTCAGTGCCAGGAGGTGCGGAAGCGTAAGGAGCTGGAGCTGCAGATTCTAACTGAGTCCATTCGGCTGTGGGAGGGGGATGACATCAAGACCCTGGGCTCCGTGCTTTACATGAGCCAGGTCTTAGTTCAGAGTCCTGGCTCAGAG GAGAAGAGTGAGCGTTACCTCATGCTCTTCCCCCACGTCCTCCTCATGTTGTCTGCCAGCCCAAGGATGAGTGGATTCATATTCCAG GGAAAATTGCCCCTGGCCAGTATGACAGTGACCAAACTAGAAGACTGCGAAGCCCATAAAAATGCTTTGGAGCTCAGTG GCACAATGTTTGACCGTCTCCATGTGGTGTGCACCAACCACCAGGACCTGCAGGACTGGGTGGAACACCTGACCAGACAGATCAAACACACTACTGCCACAGCACCCAGCCACAAACCACTCACTGTTCCCTGCCACACG CTCCCGTCTCACCCCCTCACCCCATCCCGGCATGCTGAAGGGAGGGCCATGACAGTGGCCCCCACATACCACACTCTGCCCCACCCCTCCTCCCATGGAACATCTCACAGCACCATGATGTGGGGTCCACTGGAGCCACCCAACACCCCCAAACCCTGGAGCCTGAGCTGCTTGCGGCCCGCACCCCCACTCCGGccctctgctgccctctgctaCAAGGAG GATCTTAGTAAAAGTCCTAAGAGTGTGAAGAAACTCCTTCCCAAACGCAAACCTGAGAGAAAACAGTCTGAGGAGGAATTTGCCTTGAGGAAGA GTACAGCAGCTCTTGAAGAAGATGCCCAGATCCTGAAAGTTATTGAGGCGTACTGCACCAGCGCCAAAACCAGGCAGACACTGAACTCCA CCTGGCAGGGCACTGACCTGATGCACAACCACGTGCTGGCCGACATGGACCGGTCCTGTGTGGACTCGCCGGGCCGCCGTAGCAGCGTGTCACGGCCAGaattgacctctgacctttcgGAGGACTCTGACTATGATTCTATCTGGACGACCCACAGTTACAGGATGGGCTCAGTGCCGC GACCACGAAGGGAGACAGGGCTGCATGTGATCATCCCCGGTGAGGAGAAGGTCCTTGTGGAGGATCCCAGTCGCAACGGACAaagtacagtggaagaaaa GAGCCTGGTGGATGTGGTGTACGCCCTGAGGGATGAGGTTCAGGAGCTAAAACAG GATAATAAGAAGATGAAGAGGTCACTGGAGGAGGAGCAAAGAGCACGGAAGGATCTAGAAAAGGTtgtgaggaggattttaaagaGCATGAATGACCCAACATGGGATGAGACCAACCTGTGA